GTAGTTGTGGAGGAAGTGGCGGGAGAGGAGGCGAGAGTATGTTATGATGAAGAATGCCGTCGCGATGATGACGACCATGGCAATCAGCGGCGGACTGAAGTCAACCGGTAGTTTTGAGGAGGGCGGGGAGGATGATTCTTTAGGAGAGGTACTCGAAGGCGGCGGTTCGGAACGCTGTGGACGTCGATCGAAGGAGGAGTGGTGGTGGTGGGGTGACGGCGCGGGTGCTATACGGTGGCGGAGCATGGCGGAGGTATTCTGAATGTGGATGTTGTCGACTGAGTGATTTTGTTTTCAGTAGGAAGTTTTGGGTTTGATTGGCATTCGACACGTCATTTTACTGAATTGAATGCTGCCACCACCACCCTTGTTTCTACGATCTCCACtacatttttataatatttttattttattaattaatatttatttcaatctgttttattataatttatataaatttacaaTATCAATCAttctttgtttatttatttatacaatTTTTCATCAAAACATTTAATGACTGATTTGATATAGAATGTGTAAAGTGATgatgaattataaattttattttcttcttaagTNGTTTCCGGTCACACTCAGTACTCCGTTATGAGAAAGAGGAACGATTTTGGAAAGGGTGACAGAGCTGAGACTTCAATTTGAGGGAGCTAATCAGTTTGTGTAATTTTAtattgagtgggtctcatgtgagaccgtctcacggatcttaatctgtgagacggatcaaccctatccatattcacaatataaagtaatactcttagcataaaaggtaatactttttcatggatgatccaaataagagatctgtctcacaaatacgacccgtgagaccgtctcacacaagtttttgcctactatatttgtttataaaatttatactatAATGTTATTTAAAGTTCAAACTATTCTGATTTAGTAAATCGTATCTAAACTATAAATATCAcatcttaataaaataatatatattttttacataaaaattataaaatacaaaaaaataaaataaaatttagtatgCATGGACGTATCCAATGCCAAGGGGTACTTGCATTAATTAAGTTCTTATAAGAAACTAGTTCTTTGAGTTAGAGAACATATATCATCAAATATACTTGAGCTAAGCTTTTAAGTTCGATAATCTCAAACGGGAACAAAACAATATTTGAGCAAGCTCTAACAAGTAAGCATAATATCCATAACTCGTTTGCATCCCTAAATACATGTATGTTACCCATTATATGTCTGAAATAAACTAGCTGTTCTCTGCAATCTTTCTACAAACTTATCTATTTTATTGGGATATAATATTGTGTGTACTAAATGCATGAAATTCCTTTTTGTTccacaaaattattaattaaagcaAGAAAAAAGGTGGTGGTTTTACGCTATCTTGGCACTGGAATATTTGGTTGGATACGGTTTCGTTCATGTTACTCACATGGAtattatttttactcattcaacatACGACACGTGTACTCAACAGATAAATCATGATCAATCATTCATCTATTCATTATAATCGAATGAGTGACCATGATTCATCACTCAAAATATTTATCATGTACTGAATAGATGAATACACTATTCATATGAATAACATCAGTCAAACCAAAACAACTATTGGATGGTGTTGTTGTATAGGAAGAGTAAGACCATTATGATTTCGTTTTGAGTCTTTTGACTATGGGAGAGGGTTGACCTAAGGGATAAAAGAGAAAATCTAGTCTAAATATATGTTACTatacattaattaaaaatatgactATAGATTTATAATAAACTATCTTTAATTGATTGACATGACCACTTCGTTATTAAAAATTGACaatttatttcatatatatttaaaagaaaaaaaattattcgaaTTAAGAAAGTCAGAGTCAACCCAATTTTCAGTtggtaaaaaattatttatgactaattaattatttattttttaacccAACCACTTcttatctatactattatattgaatgtgaggacatgataataactattTAGAGAGGatatcaacttttttttttccaatattaCCCTTATATTatactaatattacatttttgttttttttgttttaatttcaacacacatttttatttttatttatttttatttcaacaattcacatgtcaatttagtccctccataatttatcaaatttcattttaatacatataaaataataaaagtagCTCAAAATAATCGTGTGTTCCGTATCTCGAAAGATATTTACAATCCATATGGGCCGAGGcccaatacaaagtaatgggcCTTTATCAACTTACACAGAGcgcacacaaaaaaaaaaaaaaaaaccctcgGCACCCAAAAGCTAGGAAAAATAGTAACGAGGGCGTAGGGATTTACATCGGTCAACACTACCCACACATATCAATCAATCGGAGCGGCGAAAATGTTTCCGGGATTGTTCATACGAAAGCCGGACAAGGCGGCGGCGATGAAGCAGCTGAAGAGCCACGTGGCGATGTTTGGGGTTTGGGTCGCCCTCATTCGCGTCACTCCTTACGTTCTACACTACTTCTCCGATCAGAAGGAAGAACTCACGCTCGATCTCTAGCTTTTCCGAGGTACCTAAGTTATTGAgatcgattttttttgttaaattacgCAGAATTTTATCGTTCTTTTGATGAATACTCGCTGAGATCCGAATTTAATGTCTACTCTACTGAAGTAGGATTCGAAATAGCTATGTTTTGGTTCatatattgtttttgtttttcggTGATTTAGTTGCCTTCGATCTTCAAAACCTTAGTTTAAACTTGTATGGTGTTAATTGAAAGTAAGAGCTTCACGTGTGCTACTgcaactaaaaaataaaatgatctaGGATTCTAGTGACAGTTTGAACATCTAAAAGTATGTATAGATTGATTACTTTCAGAGGTGGTACGATGATGAGAACTTTAATTGAGAAAATTTGATAGTTTACGGAGACGAAAGTTCTCTATTATTTGCATCTAAATTTTACAGATTAGTCGAGTGTGGCTAAAAGTAGTGTATACATCAATTCATTCGCGTATGAGCTAACTTTTGTTAACGTAAGGCGACTAGCGTAAGCTCCATTTGCTGATTTACAAACTTCATCGGTCGTTACCCCGAAGATACATTAAAGCACTGTATTgaccatataaaaaaaattaaaattttatgccTAATTTTAATGAAGAATCAAGTTTTACCCCAGTCTCTCCATGAATATTGTGTCTTCCTCCGAGTGCGAGCTATACTTTTACAGTGTGCTGTGTATTGAGGTTTATAACCTACAATTTCTTGTCAACACATTATAAAATGGATCAGTTTGCTTGTAAGTTATTGTGCACGTAAGATGGCATGAACCTCAGTAAATATGAAATCATATGTGAGCTGTAGCGAATTCGTGAAAATCTTAAACCCCACCCCTACCCGCACCCGTGTGTCGCAAAAATCTTGTCAAGTAAGGACATTCCATTTCTCGACTGCTAAGGTAAATGTTGACCCAAGTCATTTTAAAGGCCTTGTTAGTTTCATGGAAAATGCTGGAAAGTGAGGGTAAGCGGGAAAAGAACGAGTAAACGCAATTTTAATGGAAAAGTATTTCATTCCCTAgtgttcgaatttttttgatttttcccAGTCTCTtatcaaaaaccaaaaaaaagaagatattaTGCAAAATGGGAACTTATTAAGCATTGAACCCGACCCATTTATCCTATTTTCCAGATCGGTGTAGCGTGTAGGTATCTAATATTTTTCCTGTACTATTTTGTTTGATGAAATAAACATAGCAAGATTTTATATTAGGTTCCCAATTCCTCCGTAACCACTGAGTT
This genomic interval from Primulina huaijiensis isolate GDHJ02 chromosome 14, ASM1229523v2, whole genome shotgun sequence contains the following:
- the LOC140957474 gene encoding mitochondrial import receptor subunit TOM6 homolog, whose translation is MFPGLFIRKPDKAAAMKQLKSHVAMFGVWVALIRVTPYVLHYFSDQKEELTLDL